In Theileria equi strain WA chromosome 3, complete sequence, the genomic window TGCCTCTTCTAGTGGGTCTTTGTCTTTGATTATTGCTAGAGTATGGTCTAAATATATCCATTAATTACAAGTTATAATTTCATAGCATATATCAAGGATACAAACCTAGtttgtttgtattttgtatCGTATTTAAGCAATGCGTGTAACAAATAAAATTAGGAAGGCAATATAATACAACGTAAAATAGAAAAGTATGATCAAAGATTTTCATCACTCAAAGATAAAAACTATAGTGTTGAAGTTATGGAGGAAAATAGAATTACTATAAAACTATTTTTGGGTCGATGAGATATACACATGGGGAGACAGGTGTATATTAATATTTTATTAATTGGCTATTCATTAACACATGATCTTTAACAATTTTCTAATTATTAGTACTTCATATAATGTACAGCTGTTTTGTTTCCTTTATGAGATAAACTACCCGTTTATCTGATTTTAACTACGACATCATTTTGACGAGTTCATAGAATTTTGAATACACATTTCATATCTTTTACGATATTTCAGAATATAAATTATTATGGATTTGTCATTCCTTGTTTATTCGATTTTGCCCattattttgtatataAACATCTCTTTAACAAATGTTTGTATAACATACAACTCTTCATTGACGCTAATCTATAGGGGAAACCTTTCGATTCATTGCTGCGTTTTTTGCAATCTCAAGAACCGGATTATTCAAACAAACCATTCGTCGAGGAAAATAATGCTACTCCTTCATGGGTAGACGAACAAGATCTAGTAGCAGAATACGAAGTGTGTTTTTATTGTTCATAAATGAATTTTCATAGTCATCTCAATCGGAAAGGGTTAATGATTTGAAATTAAGGGCGATACAAAAACGTAGAGCAGCTAACACACTAAGGTCATATTCTGAAGGAATTGAAATAGAACTCGATAAAGCCAAGAAAAAAACAAACGGAGCAAAAAATTTGGATAAATTTAAACTCAATGCACAACTGGAAGCAAATTTAGCCAGAGCAGCGTTGTTGTATAAACAAGCTGATTTATTGGATGAACAAGCTCTCGAAGCAAAAAAAAAGTTGGAAAACATACACTTATCACCGAACAAGAACAATGTATTAATAAGAGGTATATTTTGGCCCTATAAATATTCTTTCATCAGATTGTAATTTGTTGAAGATTGGACCTTTGTACTATTCGTCACGTGTAGACAATGTTATTCATAAAAGTGAAGAACCTCTAATGGCTAAATTGACGGGAAATTCATTCATGCTTTATCACAATAAACAACCACAATTGTAGGTtaatatcatttaaaatgtatttaTAGGACCTTCTATCTTGTGGATGTCGAGCTTCCTACAAAACCCGTAGAGGATGCGCAAGGTTGTTTTTCATTTAGATATAGAGGTGCTGAAGAAGTTTTGTGTTCTGGGACACAACTTTCTGCTCATACATGGATGAACGGTTTGTTTAAAATTCATTGTTACTGATAATTTAGCGATAAGCGAAGCATGGTTTTGCAAAAACATGGGTATAAAGGGAACTCTAGTAAACATCAAAACCACCAAACCACAGTCCGAAAATGAAAACACTATAATGAAACATGCActaaaaaatgatgaatcGAACAAGGTTTGTAAGTTTTATCATGATGCCTTTTTAGGGTTTAATTAATATGGAAGTCTCCgttgatgataaaaataaaacaCACTTACTagtaaatggaaatgagaAACCGGTTTCTGCAGTATCCAACATATTAGACATAACGGAGATTCTAAAGGGTAAGTGTGAAGAtattccatttcttctttcaGACCAAAAGAAAAAACAATCGcaaaattaaaatttgtggatttaATAACCTCATCACAGAGTATACCTGCTTATATTCTAGATTCTATGTGTTGTTGTGCTTAAtgatacacattttaccATTTCTTATTCCATTCCTTTATACTGCAAAATTTTGTGCTAAAATAATGTTTTAATTTAATTTTTTGGGTTTAATGTCACCTATTTTACAATCAAATGGTCTCATTACGCGATGGAGCGATCAAATACATCTCCATGGAAAATTGGATGGCATATACGGGTCCAGTCATATTAAATGCTCAACCTGGTGTAAATATTATTGCTGCTGCAAACGGATCTGGTAAGAGCGCAATAGTTTGTGCTATAGCATTGTCACTGGGCTTTGATGTGAGCATTTTGTCTAGAGGAGATAATATTAGATCATTCGTTAAGAGAGGTTCAACAAAAGCTGTTCTAAAGATAGGTATAGTGGACAACGCTAGTGCGAATGGAATCATACATataaaaagaagaatctctCTATCAGAAAGCATTTCTAAGAACAAATCCTCAGAATCTGGCAACAAATCAGAAGGTACGACCGTAAAACACAATACAAACgtaaagaatgaatggtttATAGATGACAAACCTGTAACATTGGATTATATAAAATCACTACATATGAAACTAAACATTCAAGTTAATAATTTGTTGACATTTCTAGCTCAAGCCAATGTAGGAAAATTTGCAGCCATGAACCAACACGAGCTATTTCGTTCTACGCTCAAAGCTGTAGATCCTCAACTATATACAGACTTAGATTTGCTAATAGATTTGACGAATCAATTAAAGAGTAGAACTTCAAAGAGCCAACTAATTGAACAGGAATTGAACTCTTGTAACATAAAACTCTCGGAGCTTAATGCAATAAATGATAGTATGATAAAACTTAGAGAAGCACAACTATACAGTAGTATAACCAAGCTGAGGCTTCACAAAATCAAAGTGTCCAATTTAAACAAAGGTCTTGCTACAACAAAGAAAAATATAGCCGATTACAATGGATACATTTCAAGGGATGAGGGAGAACTGAAAATGTTACAGCGTaaatttgataaaactAAGAAAGAGGCTAATAATCTTCTAGAACATGCCAAGGACAGGATGAGATCAGCTACAGAATTGAATGATCTGAATTCAACTGTAACTGTTAATGGAGAACCACATAAAGTTTTTGAGGAACCGAATAATAATGTAATTGATAAGATATACTTTCAATCCATcacaaatttaaagaaaTTACTATCAGATTTCAAAAGTGAGGTATCGCGAAGAAAAATCTCTGAAGACAATGTTGATAAACTAAAGGAAAAATTAGAGTTTTTGAACAAAGAAATTGCTTCAATCCGTTCGACTATGGTAAGTACAAACGAGCTTGTAGATAAAATAGCTGAATGTAAAATAACGGAGGAATCCTTACGTTATAGATTGCAAAAATTTAATTCAAAACAAACGAAAAGTTTTAGTGAGACACAGCTTGATTCCTTATTAAAAAGATTGCCATATACTAAGCGGGAACATTTTAATCTTTATATAAAGCACTGCCAGAAACATAATATTACACCACAAAACATCGTAATTAATGATCTAAAGGTCAATGGAAAATTAAATTGTTGTATTGTAGAGGAAAGTTTAGGAAAATATCTAGAATGCTTTATTCTAGATAACACTGATTATAACGCAAACATTTCATTATTAAAAGATTTTAGATTGCCAATGATCACTATACCAGAAGTGGAACATATATTGTGTAATGTTACACCAAAAATGAAGGAATTTGGTGTTGTTGCATTTTTGCATGAAATAATAGATTCCAGCTCTATTACTAAGCAAGTATTATCTAGTGTTGCTCAAATAAATGAAAGTTTTATCGTAGATGGTCGTAAGTTAAATAttaataataaaaatgaggGCTTCTATACTAGATTTTATAAGATTATGATTGAAGAAATTAGTTATCAATTGGGTAGACCTATAAATACACTAAAATATTATATAGGTAACAAGAAACATATTTACAAACTGATTCAAGGTAATGATGATCTATATACAGATACGGAAACTACAATAAACCAACCAAAAATTCTCATTGATTATTCCAATTATCAAAATTGTGGGAATGATCGTGAAGATGTTgaaaaaatacaaatagAATTGAACCGTATAACTGATCAATTATATTCACTAAATAAACAATTAAACGAACAAAACAATGCAAATAAACACATAAGTCGTAAGCTATATGCCTTAACAAGACAGCAAATTTCGGTAGAAAAATCGTTAAAATCTCTCTTTCCCACATCAGAATCACAGAAGGATAGGAACTGGCGTACGGAGTTAAAAGAAACAAAAATGAAGCAAATTGAATTTATTAATAAAGCCATATCAATAAAGACTGATATTATTATGAAGTGGTTAGAAAAATCATCTGATATTAGAAACAACCTATATGAAGCCAATCGCACATATAAATTATATCTCAATAGTGAAATTGAGCTTAAGCAAATTCAAGATGCACTAA contains:
- a CDS encoding RecF/RecN/SMC N terminal domain-containing protein (encoded by transcript BEWA_008130A), whose translation is MVSLRDGAIKYISMENWMAYTGPVILNAQPGVNIIAAANGSGKSAIVCAIALSLGFDVSILSRGDNIRSFVKRGSTKAVLKIGIVDNASANGIIHIKRRISLSESISKNKSSESGNKSEGTTVKHNTNVKNEWFIDDKPVTLDYIKSLHMKLNIQVNNLLTFLAQANVGKFAAMNQHELFRSTLKAVDPQLYTDLDLLIDLTNQLKSRTSKSQLIEQELNSCNIKLSELNAINDSMIKLREAQLYSSITKLRLHKIKVSNLNKGLATTKKNIADYNGYISRDEGELKMLQRKFDKTKKEANNLLEHAKDRMRSATELNDLNSTVTVNGEPHKVFEEPNNNVIDKIYFQSITNLKKLLSDFKSEVSRRKISEDNVDKLKEKLEFLNKEIASIRSTMVSTNELVDKIAECKITEESLRYRLQKFNSKQTKSFSETQLDSLLKRLPYTKREHFNLYIKHCQKHNITPQNIVINDLKVNGKLNCCIVEESLGKYLECFILDNTDYNANISLLKDFRLPMITIPEVEHILCNVTPKMKEFGVVAFLHEIIDSSSITKQVLSSVAQINESFIVDGRKLNINNKNEGFYTRFYKIMIEEISYQLGRPINTLKYYIGNKKHIYKLIQGNDDLYTDTETTINQPKILIDYSNYQNCGNDREDVEKIQIELNRITDQLYSLNKQLNEQNNANKHISRKLYALTRQQISVEKSLKSLFPTSESQKDRNWRTELKETKMKQIEFINKAISIKTDIIMKWLEKSSDIRNNLYEANRTYKLYLNSEIELKQIQDALNTSTDALKLLKTKLETLQNTQKEQEERISFYNDSIRELENSIKSSKLSNPVDGSQRKSTAEIIKEFATKINHLNEGELEKELIRAENQVKQLESDDCEQSQIIKKINEGEMLKMKLIQDLKDIKQSIEATNMERNAKFSDWSTEIKSLVKEIDTKFGRYMEYIGDGSAGQVRLDIDLDNIKESKIRILVKFSREKDLLPLTTSYQSGGERGVTTMVYILAVQYITKNAFFVIDEINQGLDSHYERKLMTLLLDDAIDFREEVSYDSKKAKLGSPQYFILTPQLIPGIDLRKATLHFPLNGSGIGSDLTVLWY
- a CDS encoding hypothetical protein (encoded by transcript BEWA_008120A) → MDLSFLVYSILPIILYINISLTNGKPFDSLLRFLQSQEPDYSNKPFVEENNATPSWVDEQDLVAEYESSQSERVNDLKLRAIQKRRAANTLRSYSEGIEIELDKAKKKTNGAKNLDKFKLNAQLEANLARAALLYKQADLLDEQALEAKKKLENIHLSPNKNNVLIRDCNLLKIGPLYYSSRVDNVIHKSEEPLMAKLTGNSFMLYHNKQPQLTFYLVDVELPTKPVEDAQGCFSFRYRGAEEVLCSGTQLSAHTWMNAISEAWFCKNMGIKGTLVNIKTTKPQSENENTIMKHALKNDESNKGLINMEVSVDDKNKTHLLVNGNEKPVSAVSNILDITEILKGKCEDIPFLLSDQKKKQSQN